The following are encoded in a window of Thermococcus sp. CX2 genomic DNA:
- a CDS encoding CARDB domain-containing protein yields MRKGLGILMVVLLFLSLVPATKMVSAMYGTKIIDGDLSDWTPSDLITVGQDNGQAGANLSRMYVAWDENYLYIAIKTGNTQSWDVAYGIGIDVDPGTGNGYNGTSDSWGRSISFGNGYAIDYEIYFWWGWDSGMGTDNFNTWTGSGWNYNSISSIGGSFAYTGDTSTGLQILEIKIPWTALGGKPDKVAIIAWVTGSGGSAVDSLPVDPAIDYTNIGNEWGDADTFTNLAEIYVAPKTIDGNLSDWGPSDLVVIGQDNGQAGANLDRMYVSWDDTYLYIAIKTNNTASWDVAYGIGIDVDPGTGNGYTTGGDSWGRSVEFGAGYAIDYEIYFWWGWNTGMGTDNFNTWTGSGWTYNSISGVGGSFAYTGGTSTGLQTLEIAIPWSALGGKRSKFAIMAWVTGSGGSAVDSLPVDPAIDYTNIGGEWGDTDTFTNLLVGEWFLMPDLAVSITGPGVVGLNRMGNYNVTVKNEGSLPVTGATVKVYIDGNLYANWTTDLGAGEEKWFLFNWTPNATGTYTIRAVVDEENAIAEANEDNNEFTMSVDVVWVGNIDVDGNPNDWLAVTLEPNSYTVQNGFFIWSDPVDDQRHDKDPYLPGGSSSHADLTEVGVTKDDRYVYFLFKFADMSNIKIGDNGATFIAVPIDYKDGGAYWFAGEMDTNTVIAWDIQMAVNLGGSEYVGQEQAVASAGNSVTSLLYFVDPEGNVIPVDGALVGVDLTKNTVEVRVPLSVFEGARNFNFQVATGFSYGPAVWNFGDPFANDGNSDIVDTITLEPTTTQELVDNIPDYFVRITMDNIIESAGLVSVKVQRLIQYQNTFVMINKFYGIRNFERDYARYQELANELRNMPLTDDMRKKLEQYDSELMDLLKLYNEGKSTIDLPNYAFSASLKIYRSYTGLKKMVRDLEAMLEKAKSGELEKQGEMEELAKNLTKTIDGNLDDWSVEPVAEDTTGFGQDGANLKALYVDYDDQFLYIALTTENKASWRVAYGISLDYKEGGYTTGQDSWAKKMSFSRGIDAQLYFFWNGEFFGDRGTSNITSAQLVLWNGSSWIYNDLKWTGFYAYTGGAENGLQTLEIAIPWKALGGKPSEIYIVAYVTGQGAGDSAVDSLPDDPSIHDRAPGEEWTDADNFTTFAKVAIE; encoded by the coding sequence ATGAGGAAAGGCCTTGGAATTTTGATGGTGGTTTTGCTTTTTTTAAGTTTAGTTCCAGCAACTAAAATGGTAAGCGCCATGTACGGAACGAAGATAATCGACGGTGACTTAAGCGACTGGACGCCGTCGGACCTCATAACCGTTGGCCAAGACAATGGCCAGGCCGGCGCAAATCTAAGTAGGATGTACGTTGCCTGGGACGAGAACTATCTCTACATTGCTATAAAAACGGGCAACACCCAGAGCTGGGACGTGGCTTACGGAATAGGCATTGACGTTGACCCCGGGACCGGAAACGGCTACAACGGAACCAGTGACTCCTGGGGCAGGAGTATAAGCTTCGGAAACGGCTACGCGATTGATTACGAAATCTACTTCTGGTGGGGCTGGGATAGCGGCATGGGCACGGACAACTTCAACACCTGGACAGGAAGCGGATGGAACTACAACAGCATAAGCAGCATCGGCGGAAGCTTCGCTTATACGGGGGACACTTCCACTGGTCTCCAAATCCTCGAGATTAAAATCCCCTGGACGGCACTCGGAGGAAAGCCGGACAAGGTAGCAATTATCGCCTGGGTGACTGGAAGCGGCGGTTCGGCAGTTGACAGCCTCCCGGTGGATCCTGCGATAGACTACACCAACATCGGGAACGAATGGGGAGACGCAGATACATTCACCAACCTCGCCGAAATCTACGTCGCCCCCAAGACCATAGACGGCAACCTCAGCGACTGGGGCCCCTCGGATCTTGTGGTCATTGGCCAGGACAACGGCCAAGCCGGAGCCAATCTTGACAGGATGTACGTTTCCTGGGATGACACCTACCTCTACATAGCCATTAAGACCAACAATACTGCAAGCTGGGACGTCGCTTACGGTATTGGCATTGACGTTGATCCAGGAACCGGAAACGGATACACCACCGGTGGAGACTCCTGGGGTAGGAGCGTGGAGTTTGGAGCCGGGTACGCGATTGATTACGAAATCTACTTCTGGTGGGGCTGGAACACTGGAATGGGTACCGACAACTTTAACACATGGACCGGAAGTGGTTGGACTTACAACAGCATAAGCGGCGTTGGTGGAAGCTTCGCTTACACAGGGGGCACTTCCACTGGTCTCCAGACGCTTGAGATAGCAATACCGTGGAGCGCCCTCGGAGGAAAGCGCTCAAAGTTCGCAATAATGGCCTGGGTTACTGGAAGTGGTGGAAGCGCGGTTGATTCCCTCCCCGTTGACCCGGCAATAGACTACACCAACATCGGAGGAGAATGGGGAGACACCGACACCTTCACCAACCTGCTCGTCGGCGAGTGGTTCCTCATGCCGGACCTGGCCGTCAGCATCACCGGACCCGGCGTGGTTGGCCTCAACAGGATGGGCAACTACAACGTTACGGTCAAGAACGAGGGCTCCCTGCCCGTGACTGGAGCGACGGTCAAGGTCTACATCGACGGAAACCTCTACGCCAACTGGACGACCGACCTCGGAGCAGGAGAGGAGAAGTGGTTCCTCTTCAACTGGACGCCCAACGCTACCGGAACTTACACCATAAGGGCCGTCGTTGACGAGGAGAACGCCATAGCCGAGGCAAACGAGGACAACAACGAGTTCACCATGAGCGTTGACGTTGTATGGGTCGGCAACATCGACGTTGACGGAAACCCCAATGACTGGCTGGCGGTTACCCTTGAACCCAATTCATACACCGTCCAGAACGGATTCTTCATCTGGAGTGACCCCGTCGATGACCAGAGGCATGATAAGGACCCATACCTGCCGGGAGGAAGCTCATCGCACGCCGATCTCACAGAGGTTGGCGTAACCAAAGACGACAGGTACGTTTACTTCCTCTTCAAGTTCGCGGACATGAGCAACATCAAGATAGGAGACAACGGCGCGACCTTCATAGCGGTTCCGATAGACTACAAGGACGGCGGTGCATACTGGTTCGCCGGTGAGATGGACACCAACACTGTCATAGCATGGGACATCCAGATGGCGGTGAACCTTGGCGGAAGCGAATACGTTGGCCAGGAGCAGGCCGTGGCTTCAGCCGGCAACAGCGTTACTTCGCTGCTCTACTTCGTTGACCCCGAAGGAAACGTTATCCCCGTGGACGGGGCTCTTGTTGGAGTTGACCTCACCAAGAACACCGTAGAAGTGAGAGTTCCCCTGAGCGTCTTTGAGGGTGCGAGGAACTTCAACTTCCAGGTTGCCACCGGCTTCAGCTATGGCCCGGCCGTCTGGAACTTCGGAGACCCATTCGCCAACGACGGCAACAGCGATATCGTTGACACCATTACCCTCGAGCCAACCACCACCCAGGAGCTGGTGGACAACATCCCGGACTACTTCGTCCGCATAACCATGGATAACATCATCGAGAGCGCTGGCCTTGTTAGTGTCAAGGTGCAGAGGCTCATCCAGTACCAGAACACCTTCGTCATGATCAACAAGTTCTATGGCATAAGGAATTTCGAGAGGGACTACGCCCGCTACCAGGAGCTCGCCAACGAGCTCAGGAACATGCCGCTAACGGATGACATGCGGAAGAAGCTCGAGCAGTACGATTCCGAGCTGATGGACCTGTTGAAGCTTTACAATGAGGGCAAGTCCACGATAGACCTGCCGAACTACGCCTTCAGCGCCTCGCTCAAGATATACCGCTCTTACACGGGCCTCAAGAAAATGGTGAGGGACCTCGAGGCCATGCTCGAAAAGGCAAAGAGCGGCGAGCTGGAGAAGCAGGGAGAGATGGAAGAGCTCGCCAAGAACCTCACCAAGACCATAGACGGCAACCTCGACGACTGGAGCGTCGAGCCAGTTGCGGAGGACACTACCGGCTTCGGCCAGGACGGTGCGAACCTCAAGGCGCTCTACGTGGACTACGACGACCAGTTCCTCTACATAGCGCTCACCACGGAGAACAAGGCCTCCTGGAGAGTCGCCTATGGCATCTCGCTGGACTATAAGGAGGGCGGCTACACGACCGGTCAGGATTCATGGGCCAAGAAGATGAGCTTCAGCAGGGGCATCGACGCCCAGCTGTACTTCTTCTGGAACGGAGAGTTCTTCGGCGACAGGGGAACCAGCAACATAACCAGCGCCCAGCTCGTCCTCTGGAACGGAAGCTCCTGGATATACAACGACCTCAAGTGGACGGGCTTCTACGCTTACACCGGCGGCGCTGAGAACGGACTACAGACTCTCGAGATAGCCATTCCGTGGAAGGCCCTTGGAGGAAAGCCCTCCGAGATATACATTGTAGCCTACGTGACCGGTCAGGGGGCTGGGGACTCAGCAGTTGACAGCCTCCCAGACGACCCGAGCATTCATGACAGAGCGCCTGGAGAGGAGTGGACCGACGCAGATAACTTCACCACCTTCGCGAAGGTTGCGATAGAGTGA
- a CDS encoding NAD(P)/FAD-dependent oxidoreductase: MVSGKEYDVVILGAGPAGLFAAYELAERSDFKVLIIDEGGDIDQRVCPMYELGYCIGCQPCHIMSGIGGAGGLSDGTINLRPDIGGDLTELTNDENYSWQLVWEVDQIFLKHGAPKNLYKGNPEQIRAWERRAAQAGVKFVPIIQRHIGSDHTPAVIGSIKKHLEGRGVEFLLWTKALEFGQGWVRVRRGRDIFTIKARYIIVAPGRGGADWFHDVAQRIGLKAKHGPIDVGVRVEVPAIVMEPITSINHDPKFHIYTDTYDDFVRTFCTNPNGFVVEERYDGYVGVNGHSMRDKKSNNTNFAFLSRIELTEPVEDTTAYGKSIAQLATTIGGGKPLLQRLGDLRRGRRSTWSRIKRSDVEPTLKHVTPGDIAMALPHRVVTNILEGLDRLDKVIPGVASDHTLLYAPEIKYYAMRAEVDENLETSIEGIFAAGDGAGLSRDIVNAAATGLLAARGILKKEGLYTEKDFRKPGNWRHVIEAM; this comes from the coding sequence ATGGTTTCTGGAAAGGAGTACGACGTCGTTATTCTTGGAGCCGGACCGGCTGGCCTTTTTGCGGCCTACGAGCTGGCTGAAAGGAGTGATTTTAAGGTTTTGATAATCGACGAGGGCGGTGACATCGACCAGCGCGTCTGTCCAATGTACGAGCTGGGCTACTGCATTGGCTGCCAGCCCTGCCACATCATGAGCGGCATCGGTGGGGCAGGTGGTTTAAGCGATGGAACAATAAATCTCAGACCGGACATAGGCGGTGATTTAACCGAGCTAACAAACGATGAGAACTACTCCTGGCAGCTCGTCTGGGAGGTAGACCAGATTTTCCTCAAACACGGTGCACCCAAGAACCTCTACAAGGGCAACCCAGAGCAGATAAGGGCATGGGAGAGGAGAGCCGCCCAGGCCGGTGTTAAGTTCGTCCCTATAATCCAGAGACATATCGGTTCCGATCACACTCCAGCAGTCATCGGAAGCATAAAGAAGCACCTTGAAGGTAGGGGCGTCGAATTCCTCCTCTGGACAAAGGCATTGGAGTTCGGTCAGGGCTGGGTCAGGGTGAGGCGTGGAAGGGACATCTTCACAATAAAGGCCAGGTACATCATCGTTGCTCCTGGAAGAGGAGGTGCAGACTGGTTCCACGACGTTGCGCAGAGAATAGGGCTGAAGGCAAAGCACGGTCCGATTGACGTCGGTGTTCGTGTTGAAGTTCCGGCGATAGTGATGGAGCCGATAACGAGCATCAACCACGACCCCAAGTTCCACATCTACACCGACACCTACGACGACTTCGTGAGAACCTTCTGCACCAACCCGAACGGCTTCGTCGTCGAAGAGCGCTACGATGGCTACGTTGGAGTGAACGGCCACTCGATGCGCGACAAGAAGAGCAACAACACCAACTTCGCTTTTCTCTCCAGGATTGAACTGACGGAACCCGTGGAGGACACCACCGCCTACGGAAAGAGCATAGCACAGTTAGCAACGACCATAGGTGGAGGAAAGCCGCTCCTCCAGAGGCTCGGCGACTTGAGGCGCGGTAGGAGGAGCACATGGAGCAGGATAAAGAGAAGCGACGTCGAGCCGACATTAAAGCACGTCACCCCCGGAGACATAGCGATGGCTTTGCCCCATCGTGTCGTTACCAACATCCTTGAAGGATTGGACAGGCTCGACAAGGTGATTCCAGGAGTCGCAAGCGACCACACCCTTCTCTACGCCCCGGAGATTAAGTACTACGCCATGCGTGCCGAGGTTGATGAGAACCTCGAGACGAGCATCGAGGGCATATTCGCCGCTGGAGATGGTGCGGGCCTGAGCAGGGACATCGTCAATGCCGCTGCGACCGGCCTCTTGGCGGCGAGGGGCATACTCAAGAAGGAGGGCCTCTACACGGAGAAGGACTTCAGAAAGCCAGGCAACTGGAGACACGTGATAGAGGCCATGTAG
- a CDS encoding alpha-amylase/4-alpha-glucanotransferase domain-containing protein gives MVNFIFGIHNHQPLGNFGWVFESAYDRSYRPFMEILEEYPGMKVAVHISGPLLEWLDKNKPEYIDLLRSLVRKGQLEIVVAGFYEPVLAAIPKEDRIEQIKLLKDFAKKLGYDAKGVWLTERVWQPELVKSLREAGIEYVIVDDYHFMSAGLSKEELFWPYYTEDGGEVIAVFPIDEKLRYLIPFRPVEKTLEYLHSLEDGDESKVAVFHDDGEKFGVWPGTYEWVYKKGWLREFFDRVSSDERIDLMLYSEYLRRFKPKGLVYLPIASYFEMSEWSLPAKQAKLFVEFVERLKERGQFEKYRVFVRGGIWKNFFFKYPESNYMHKRMLMVSKLVRDNPEARKFIFKAQCNDAYWHGIFGGVYLPHLRRTVWENIIRAQSYVSTGNLVKDIDFDGREEVLLENDGFIAVFKPPYGGALFELSSKRKAVNYNDVLARRWEHYHEVPEAATPEEGGDEGVASIHELGKKIPDEIKRELAYDSHLRAILQDHFLPAETSLDDYRLVRYTELGDFIDKPYEFELGGGAVKLWRDGNVAGRPVRVEKTVKLTEDGFVAEYYVKSEARALFGVELNLAVHSVVEEPDEFEANKIEVNDPYGIGRVILELDRSALVWKFPIKTLSQSEAGWDFIQQGVSYTVLFPVDGELRFRLRFKEL, from the coding sequence ATGGTCAATTTCATCTTTGGAATACACAACCATCAGCCTCTCGGCAACTTCGGATGGGTGTTTGAGAGTGCTTACGATCGCTCCTATCGCCCGTTTATGGAGATTCTCGAGGAGTATCCAGGAATGAAAGTCGCAGTCCACATAAGCGGCCCCTTGCTGGAGTGGCTTGATAAGAACAAGCCGGAGTACATTGACCTCCTCCGCTCGCTGGTGAGGAAGGGCCAGCTTGAGATAGTCGTGGCAGGTTTTTATGAACCAGTCCTTGCTGCCATCCCGAAAGAAGACCGTATAGAGCAGATTAAGCTCCTCAAGGACTTTGCGAAAAAGCTCGGCTACGACGCCAAGGGCGTATGGCTCACGGAAAGGGTCTGGCAGCCGGAGCTGGTTAAGAGCCTCCGCGAGGCGGGGATAGAGTACGTCATAGTTGACGACTACCACTTCATGAGCGCGGGTCTGTCGAAGGAGGAGCTCTTTTGGCCGTATTACACAGAGGACGGTGGTGAGGTCATAGCGGTCTTCCCGATAGACGAGAAGCTCCGCTACCTCATCCCCTTCAGACCGGTGGAGAAAACGCTTGAGTACCTCCACAGCCTTGAGGACGGAGACGAGAGCAAGGTTGCGGTCTTCCACGACGACGGCGAGAAGTTCGGCGTCTGGCCTGGAACCTACGAGTGGGTCTACAAGAAGGGCTGGCTCAGGGAGTTCTTCGACAGGGTTTCGAGCGACGAGAGGATAGACCTGATGCTCTATTCAGAGTACCTCCGGCGTTTCAAGCCGAAAGGTCTGGTATACCTACCAATCGCTTCATACTTCGAGATGAGCGAGTGGTCACTTCCAGCGAAACAGGCCAAGCTCTTCGTCGAGTTTGTGGAGAGGCTGAAGGAGCGCGGCCAGTTCGAGAAGTACCGCGTCTTCGTCAGGGGTGGCATCTGGAAGAACTTCTTCTTCAAGTACCCGGAGAGCAACTACATGCACAAGAGGATGCTCATGGTTAGCAAGCTTGTTAGGGACAATCCGGAGGCGAGGAAGTTTATCTTCAAAGCTCAGTGCAACGATGCCTACTGGCACGGCATCTTCGGCGGTGTTTATCTTCCCCACCTGAGGAGGACAGTCTGGGAGAACATAATAAGGGCCCAGAGCTACGTTTCCACTGGAAACCTCGTGAAGGATATAGATTTCGATGGCAGGGAAGAGGTTCTCCTGGAGAACGATGGGTTCATAGCCGTCTTCAAGCCCCCCTACGGTGGAGCGCTCTTTGAGCTCAGCTCCAAGAGAAAAGCTGTGAACTACAACGACGTTTTGGCGAGGAGATGGGAGCACTACCACGAGGTTCCAGAGGCGGCTACGCCTGAGGAAGGGGGTGACGAAGGAGTTGCTAGCATACACGAGCTCGGAAAGAAGATACCCGACGAGATAAAGCGCGAGCTTGCCTACGACAGTCACCTCAGGGCCATCCTGCAGGACCACTTCCTGCCCGCTGAAACGAGCCTCGACGACTACAGGCTCGTGCGCTACACCGAGCTTGGAGACTTCATCGATAAGCCCTACGAGTTCGAGCTTGGAGGTGGCGCAGTAAAGCTCTGGCGCGATGGAAACGTTGCCGGGAGACCTGTGAGGGTCGAGAAAACGGTAAAGCTGACCGAGGACGGCTTCGTTGCCGAGTACTACGTGAAGAGCGAGGCCAGAGCGCTGTTCGGCGTCGAGCTGAACTTGGCCGTCCACAGTGTCGTGGAGGAGCCGGATGAATTCGAGGCCAATAAGATAGAGGTGAACGACCCATACGGCATCGGAAGGGTCATCCTGGAGCTGGACAGGTCTGCTTTAGTGTGGAAGTTCCCGATAAAGACCCTTTCCCAGAGCGAGGCCGGCTGGGACTTCATCCAGCAGGGCGTCAGCTATACGGTGCTCTTCCCGGTTGATGGAGAGCTGAGGTTCAGGCTCCGCTTTAAGGAGTTGTGA
- a CDS encoding cation:proton antiporter — protein MDVFLEIAVILITAKLSGYLSSRLGLPAALGQIIGGIILGPSLLDFVTYDEGVKLIADLGVIMLLFLAGLETDVDEFKNVGLPAFLIASLGVAIPFLFGYAIAIKWGYPQMQALFLGGVMTATSVSLTANVLMELKKLRTRVGAAILAAAVVDDVLGIIILTILVAVNTKGTVYVQDIGIILAEIAAFFIISALLGREAVKRLLRTSHKINLPETVTTVAMAIMLVFAYLAKHFQIAAITGAYLAGILVAGSDDARKITDKIVTIGYAFFIPIFLVGVGAETNVRVVFAAGIFAFIYSFLAVLGKVLGCSVGALLSKFNPKEALQIGIGMIPRMEVGLIMANIGLAEGVLDRGAFSIAIAMVMATTLVTPPLLKWAFAKD, from the coding sequence ATGGACGTCTTCCTAGAGATCGCGGTTATACTGATAACGGCAAAGCTCTCTGGCTACCTCAGTTCACGCCTCGGCCTTCCAGCTGCATTAGGTCAGATAATCGGTGGCATAATCCTGGGCCCATCGCTGCTGGATTTCGTTACCTACGACGAGGGCGTCAAGCTAATAGCCGATTTGGGAGTGATAATGCTTCTGTTCTTAGCGGGCCTCGAAACAGATGTTGATGAGTTCAAGAACGTTGGCTTGCCGGCTTTTCTCATAGCCTCCCTGGGCGTCGCGATTCCCTTCCTGTTCGGCTACGCTATCGCTATTAAGTGGGGCTATCCCCAGATGCAGGCCCTCTTCCTCGGTGGAGTCATGACCGCGACGAGCGTCAGCCTAACGGCCAACGTTCTGATGGAGCTCAAAAAGCTGCGCACCCGCGTTGGTGCGGCGATTTTGGCCGCTGCCGTTGTTGACGATGTCCTGGGCATAATAATCCTGACCATCCTCGTGGCCGTCAACACAAAGGGAACCGTCTATGTCCAAGACATAGGGATAATACTCGCTGAGATAGCGGCGTTTTTTATCATAAGCGCTCTCCTTGGCCGGGAAGCGGTGAAAAGGCTCCTCAGGACGTCCCACAAGATAAATCTCCCCGAAACGGTCACCACCGTGGCGATGGCCATAATGCTCGTCTTCGCATATTTGGCCAAACACTTCCAGATAGCGGCAATAACAGGGGCCTACCTGGCTGGAATCCTCGTCGCTGGAAGTGATGACGCTAGAAAGATAACGGACAAGATAGTTACCATCGGCTACGCCTTTTTCATCCCCATCTTCCTCGTCGGCGTCGGTGCCGAAACTAACGTCAGGGTCGTTTTCGCCGCGGGAATCTTCGCCTTCATCTACTCCTTCCTCGCAGTGTTGGGTAAGGTCCTTGGCTGCAGTGTCGGGGCGCTCCTCTCGAAGTTCAATCCGAAAGAGGCCCTCCAGATAGGAATTGGAATGATTCCGAGGATGGAGGTCGGCTTAATCATGGCCAACATAGGTCTGGCTGAGGGTGTCCTCGACAGGGGGGCATTCTCGATAGCCATAGCGATGGTCATGGCAACAACCCTCGTGACGCCACCCCTTCTTAAATGGGCCTTCGCGAAGGATTAG
- a CDS encoding HPP family protein — translation MLEDKSTAAKAKKIMIIHSKRKLLHIKRKTELSHNIRYVEKVPVKIVMDKEFLKVHPSDSLITLIENMGEEESSAVVVDDEDRLIGFITMKDILHFLHPPRRHSIVGLGLLKRYSVNRTTRVEDIMVTKPITVDVNDNLGHAIRLMIETGKHHLPVVDDEGRVHGLLEVKDIIRLIRLVSL, via the coding sequence ATGCTTGAGGATAAATCAACCGCCGCCAAGGCGAAGAAGATTATGATAATCCACAGCAAGAGGAAGCTCCTCCACATCAAGCGCAAGACGGAGCTGAGCCACAATATCCGCTACGTGGAGAAGGTTCCCGTCAAGATAGTTATGGACAAAGAGTTTCTCAAGGTTCATCCCAGCGATTCCCTCATAACCCTTATTGAGAACATGGGTGAGGAGGAGAGCTCTGCCGTTGTTGTGGACGACGAGGACAGGTTAATCGGCTTCATAACCATGAAGGACATATTACATTTTCTCCATCCGCCGAGGAGGCACTCCATAGTGGGCCTTGGATTGCTAAAGAGGTATTCCGTGAACAGAACCACCAGGGTAGAGGACATAATGGTGACCAAGCCGATAACCGTTGATGTAAACGACAACCTCGGCCACGCGATAAGGCTGATGATTGAGACGGGCAAGCATCATTTACCGGTCGTCGATGATGAGGGGAGAGTTCACGGCCTCCTTGAAGTCAAGGACATAATCCGGCTCATCCGCCTAGTGTCCCTGTAA
- a CDS encoding TIGR00269 family protein, whose amino-acid sequence MRCKFCEKPAFIKLHYPKMYLCPEHFTEYFERKVKRTIERYKLLKPDERVLVVVSGGKDSAVTAYVLKKLGYDIECLYINLGIGEYSEKSEEYAKRQCEMIGAPLHIVRVRELLGHGIGEVRTRRPTCSYCGLTKRYIFNKFAYDNGFDAVATGHNLDDEASFIFSNMMHWNTQYLAKQGPLTPGEGKFVKKIKPLYELTEREVVAYALANGIEYHIEECPHARGATTLEFKEVLNEMEEKRPGTKINFVKGYLRKKHIFEAELEEVELRECKVCGMPSSGEVCSFCRFWRLEEPLDFRVRKD is encoded by the coding sequence ATGAGATGCAAGTTCTGCGAGAAGCCAGCCTTCATCAAGCTCCACTACCCAAAGATGTACCTCTGCCCGGAGCACTTCACCGAGTACTTCGAGAGAAAGGTTAAGCGCACCATAGAGAGGTACAAGCTGCTGAAGCCCGATGAGAGGGTTCTTGTCGTTGTGAGCGGCGGAAAGGATTCAGCCGTTACCGCTTACGTGCTGAAAAAACTCGGCTACGATATAGAGTGTCTGTATATAAACCTCGGCATAGGCGAGTACTCGGAGAAGAGCGAGGAGTACGCCAAAAGGCAGTGCGAGATGATAGGCGCTCCCCTCCATATTGTCCGTGTCAGGGAGCTCTTGGGTCATGGAATTGGCGAAGTGAGGACGAGAAGACCCACATGCTCCTACTGCGGCTTAACGAAGCGCTACATCTTCAACAAGTTCGCCTACGACAACGGCTTCGATGCAGTCGCCACAGGCCACAACCTCGACGATGAGGCGAGCTTCATATTCTCCAACATGATGCACTGGAACACGCAGTATTTGGCCAAGCAGGGGCCGCTAACCCCCGGCGAGGGCAAATTCGTGAAGAAAATTAAGCCCCTTTACGAACTCACCGAGAGAGAAGTTGTTGCCTATGCACTTGCCAACGGCATAGAGTATCACATTGAGGAGTGCCCGCACGCTCGCGGAGCCACAACACTTGAGTTCAAGGAAGTCCTCAACGAGATGGAGGAGAAGAGACCGGGAACCAAGATAAACTTCGTGAAGGGCTACCTGAGGAAAAAGCACATCTTCGAGGCCGAGCTTGAAGAGGTAGAGCTGAGGGAGTGCAAGGTCTGCGGCATGCCGTCGAGCGGTGAGGTGTGTTCATTCTGCCGCTTCTGGCGCCTCGAGGAGCCGCTGGACTTCAGGGTAAGAAAAGATTAA
- a CDS encoding MarC family protein has protein sequence MSEFTAILSSALFMLIMIDPSDKVLLVSLLREDFHIEDIRALIVRANLIGFLLLLLFAVSGQIILQEIFHIDLNALRVAGGFVLFKIGLEALESGGMITLKKEKNILALAAVPVATPLIAGPAAITTAITLTAEKGIYHATAAIFIAILLTALVMFLTLYVIKNISKTTLGVFIRIIGMFTMAIGAQMMVQGVVGIYIMMTAP, from the coding sequence ATGAGTGAGTTCACGGCGATACTGAGTTCGGCCCTCTTCATGCTCATCATGATAGACCCAAGCGATAAGGTACTCCTGGTTAGTCTGCTGCGTGAAGACTTCCACATAGAGGATATAAGAGCCCTAATCGTTAGGGCCAACCTCATAGGATTTCTTCTCCTCCTCCTATTCGCGGTTTCCGGCCAGATAATCCTCCAGGAGATTTTCCACATAGACCTCAACGCTCTCCGTGTCGCTGGAGGCTTTGTTCTCTTCAAGATAGGTCTTGAGGCCCTTGAGAGCGGTGGAATGATAACCCTCAAGAAGGAGAAAAACATCCTTGCTCTGGCTGCCGTACCTGTGGCTACCCCGTTGATAGCCGGCCCAGCGGCTATAACAACGGCAATAACCCTCACAGCCGAGAAGGGAATCTACCACGCCACCGCTGCTATATTCATTGCTATACTCCTTACAGCCCTCGTGATGTTCCTTACCCTATACGTTATCAAGAACATCAGCAAAACAACGCTCGGTGTCTTCATCAGGATAATCGGTATGTTCACGATGGCCATTGGAGCGCAGATGATGGTTCAGGGCGTGGTGGGGATATACATCATGATGACCGCCCCCTGA